A window of the Lactuca sativa cultivar Salinas chromosome 7, Lsat_Salinas_v11, whole genome shotgun sequence genome harbors these coding sequences:
- the LOC111911494 gene encoding oligopeptide transporter 4: MGTVDDRKTYSPTDIAGDDDDVSPIEEVRLTVTNTDDPTLPVWTFRMWFLGLISCALLSFFNQFFSFRTEPLVITQITVQVATLPIGHFMAAVLPETKFRLPGFGAKSFSFNPGPFNMKEHVLISIFANAGSAFGNGSPYAVGIVTIIKAFYHRNISFLAGWLLIITTQVLGYGWAGLLRKYVVEPAHMWWPGTLVQVSLFRALHEKDDQRMTRAKFFLIALICSFSWYLIPGYFFSTLSSISWVCWAFSDSVTAQQLGSGMRGLGVGAISLDWSVAASFLFSPLISPFFAIVNVLLGYALIIYVVMPLSYWGVDLYGARRFPIFSSHLFTSEGQKYNISAIVNDKFEIDMAKYEEQGRIHMSTFFALTYGFGFASIASTLTHVAFFYGREIYDRFRASYKEKEDIHTRLMKRYKDIPNWWFHLLLLVTLVVSLLLCTVLNDQVQMPWWGLIFASVIAFIFTLPISIITATTNQTPGLNIITEYIMGVILPGRPIANVCFKVYGYMSMTQAISFLSDFKLGHYMKIPPRSMFLVQFIGTIFAGTINLVVAVWLLDSIENICQDELLPLDSPWTCPGDRVFFDASVIWGLVGPKRIFGTLGNYSSMNWFFLGGALGPIIVWLFYKAFPKQTWLPLVNLPVILGATGAMPPATPVNFNSWILIGIVFNYFVFRYRKKWWQRYNYILSAALDAGVAFMAVLLYFSVGLEDKGVSWWGTEGEHCELATCPTAKGISVHGCPVN; the protein is encoded by the exons ATGGGCACCGTTGATGACCGGAAAACATATTCACCCACAGACATCGCCGGCGACGACGATGACGTCTCTCCCATTGAAGAAGTCCGGCTGACTGTAACAAACACCGACGACCCGACACTTCCGGTATGGACATTCAGGATGTGGTTCTTGGGCTTGATCTCATGTGCCCTATTGTCTTTCTTTAACCAGTTCTTTTCTTTCCGAACTGAACCACTAGTCATCACCCAAATTACAGTCCAAGTCGCCACCCTACCCATTGGTCACTTCATGGCGGCGGTTCTGCCGGAGACTAAGTTCCGGCTGCCTGGTTTTGGAGCCAAATCATTCTCTTTCAACCCGGGTCCTTTTAACATGAAGGAGCATGTTCTTATTTCCATCTTTGCTAATGCCGGAAGTGCTTTTGGAAACGGATCACCTTATGCTGTCGGCATTGTCACGATTATCAAGGCTTTTTATCACCGGAATATTTCTTTTTTGGCTGGGTGGCTGCTTATCATTACTACACAG GTTTTAGGGTACGGATGGGCCGGATTGTTGAGGAAATACGTGGTGGAGCCGGCTCATATGTGGTGGCCGGGGACTCTTGTTCAGGTCTCCCTTTTCCG GGCTTTGCATGAAAAGGACGACCAACGCATGACACGTGCAAAGTTCTTCCTAATCGCTCTAATTTGCAGCTTTTCATGGTACTTAATCCCAGGATACTTCTTTTCAACTCTCTCAAGCATCTCATGGGTTTGCTGGGCGTTTTCCGATTCAGTCACCGCTCAACAACTAGGATCCGGCATGCGAGGTCTTGGCGTCGGAGCTATATCCCTTGATTGGTCTGTTGCAGCGTCTTTCTTGTTCAGCCCTCTAATCAGCCCCTTCTTTGCCATCGTCAATGTCCTTCTGGGATATGCACTGATAATCTATGTCGTTATGCCATTGTCTTACTGGGGTGTCGACCTTTATGGTGCTCGTAGATTCCCTATATTCTCCTCACACTTGTTTACATCCGAGGGTCAAAAGTATAACATATCCGCCATTGTTAATGATAAGTTTGAGATAGACATGGCGAAGTATGAAGAACAAGGAAGGATTCATATGAGCACGTTTTTTGCTCTCACTTATGGCTTTGGATTTGCATCCATTGCATCCACTCTAACACATGTGGCCTTCTTTTATGGAAG GGAAATATACGATAGGTTTCGAGCTTCATACAAGGAGAAAGAAGATATACACACACGACTCATGAAGAGATACAAGGACATACCCAACTGGTGGTTCCATTTGTTGCTATTAGTAACACTTGTAGTCTCTCTTCTACTTTGCACTGTTTTAAATGATCAAGTTCAGATGCCATGGTGGGGACTCATATTTGCGTCTGTAATCGCCTTCATTTTCACCCTCCCAATAAGCATCATAACTGCCACCACAAATCAG ACACCAGGGCTAAACATCATAACGGAGTACATTATGGGGGTTATATTGCCTGGAAGACCGATAGCAAATGTATGCTtcaaggtttatggttacatgaGTATGACACAAGCTATTTCGTTTCTAAGTGATTTCAAGCTTGGACATTACATGAAGATTCCTCCTAGATCAATGTTTTTGGTTCAG TTTATAGGAACTATTTTTGCGGGAACTATAAACCTTGTTGTGGCTGTGTGGCTACTAGACTCGATAGAAAATATCTGTCAGGATGAACTTCTTCCATTGGATAGTCCATGGACATGTCCAGGAGATAGAGTCTTTTTTGATGCATCAGTGATATGGGGATTAGTGGGACCTAAACGTATCTTTGGGACTCTTGGAAATTACAGTTCGATGAACTGGTTCTTTCTCGGAGGTGCATTAGGACCCATCATCGTTTGGCTGTTTTACAAGGCGTTTCCTAAACAAACGTGGCTGCCGTTGGTAAACCTGCCGGTGATTTTAGGAGCAACAGGTGCCATGCCACCGGCGACACCAGTAAACTTCAATTCATGGATTCTAATCGGGATTGTTTTCAACTATTTTGTTTTCCGGTACCGGAAAAAATGGTGGCAGAGGTATAATTATATTCTCTCGGCTGCACTGGACGCCGGTGTAGCTTTCATGGCGGTGTTGCTTTATTTCTCGGTGGGACTTGAAGATAAAGGAGTGAGTTGGTGGGGTACTGAAGGTGAACACTGTGAATTGGCGACTTGTCCAACAGCGAAAGGGATTAGTGTACATGGGTGTCCAGTTAATTAA